The Podospora bellae-mahoneyi strain CBS 112042 chromosome 7, whole genome shotgun sequence genomic sequence CGTTGTTTTTCCAGCTGCCGACTTGCAGTTAGGTTGCGTTGAGTCGGTATTGGTTGGGTCATCGGGTTATTGGTTGGGTCATCGGGTCGTTCGTTGTCTTTCATCGAACAAATAGAAGGACATTGAgagtgatgggttggttCGAATAAGCATGCTCCGCTCAAAATGCCGTCACCGGCGGATAGGAATCTCCTGCGTAGAATGGCTTTCCCCTGGTTTGCGGAGACTTTCTAGGTGCAAGTCATCTTCTAGTTCATCAGGGGGGAGAGTGGGGAGCCACAACCATGGCCACGGTAAAATTAGACAACAAAGAGGGGGGGCAGAACACCTAGAAAAAGGGGCCCCTATCAAAACACACACCTGGCAGACGACACTATGAACACAGAGAATAGAGATCCCGTTGTAGCATTTTCCCCATTTCCTAACGTGGTCTGGGAGAGGTCCTTCAGCAAGTGTTTCCCTCTCGCCAGCATCCCCCTCTTCATGCCTGCCCCCTACCATGATGTCGCATCTTCATgcaccccatcccccaagcATGGACAAGCGTGGCCGTAATTCTAGCTTGTCTGTTTTTGAATGTCTGTGGAGCCACCAAAGGGCAGCGGTCGCTCTTTTGGCTCCATTTCTGTGATTTCATGCCGGGGCTCATTGGTCCAGGTCAGGGTTCGAACGTTCATCGCGGCGGCACccattccatcccatccgataacccccccccccgccctcctcataGACCCTCTCCCTGCGGTGCGCGCGCgaccatcacatcaccagACTTTGATTAttttctccctctttttcGTTTTGGGCATCTATCGCTCTTTCTCCTGCTACACAACGTCTTAAACACCGGCTCCGTCACCGCTCTCTCGAAAGAAACATACCGACCGACATATAGCTGGATTAATGCTTTAATATCGAATTTTTCACTTACCATCACATCGTCGCGACTGGCCTGCCCGTTTTTCCCGGAAGCCCCCCTGACCCATATCGACGACGCGCGAAATCAAAGTGTGGTCGCTTAAATGTATTACTGAGAAAAGACGTTAGGGCCCGGATAACAAACGACCCCTCAGCGACAAGCTCAACAAATGCACCCGAGTCTCGGGCGAGAAGACATAAAGTGCGTGTTCGAGACCTGAAACCtcacaaaaagaaaaaaggaggggttgaggtcTGGGAAGAATCTGACCAGTCTTGTCTGTCACTCTCGTTGGAtgttgggcagcagcagcgttgACTGGCCAGGGACTTCCCGAAAATGACATCGGCCACTTCAGGATTCGCTCCTGAGGCGGGCCGTGggcccatccccaccacaaccacgaACATGGGCGGCATGGCTACAGTGTACAACACAGCAACTGGGACAGAAAGCAACACTGGCAGTGATGCCAGAGACAACGTCTTGCACGCCCATAGGCAGAGCCACAACTCGTCCAAGCTGCCGGCCTTTCGATTCGCCGACCTGAAAAGGGATCCCATCGTGCTGCCCTCGCTAATCCACAATAACAACTTGAACCATGCGGACACGGATGAGAATGATAGGgacgacaacagcaaccccccTGGCGAAAATCAGCACAACCACCCGGACCTGAACGCGAGCGCACCACCCcagcaagcccaagcccaccaaacCCACAGTATCCCTGGTTTGTTGTCGCGCGAGAACCTCCACCGAATCTCCAGCGCCCACAATCTCTCTTCCGACAAGCCCGTCGTCGCATTTGAAACACCACTGCCAGATGCGCAAAATTCAAGCTCCAACTCGACaccacaacaccagcaccggcaccagcaccagcaccaacccgCCCTTACCAAGACTCGATCGCTAAAGTTTCAATTCGTGCCATCCGCTGCCACTGCAACTGCGACTGCGACTGCGACCACCATTGCGCCCGCTAACAACAACactactaccaccacctcgaccatcaccaccaccaccaccaccgctgcgCCTGCGCCTGCGATTGTGACCTTCACTGCCAATTCCACCGACCCATCCGCCGCCGGCACCAAGCGCCCAGCGTCATTTTCCGACACTCCCAGACCGGTCGCCAGCCTGTATGCGAACAAGGCATCGCAGCTGTCCTGCATCGCGACACCTGTCACCAAACGGCGATTGACTGCCTCCGCTGCCGTGCAGGAAACACCCTCCTCTGTGCCCCGCCCGTCTCCGAGTCTCACGCGTCTGCGGCCGACCGAGTCTGGCGACAGTAACCAGACCGCCGTGCCCGAGAGCACTACCAAGGAGTGGGCGCAAGGTCAGCGGGACTTGTTGCTGCCCAAAGAAGGCGACGACCCAGAGGAGCCCGAAAGGAAGAAGCCGCGCCCTCCCTCGTCTTACAAACTACCGGCTTCCACCGCCGGCAGCACTGCCAGTGGACGCGCCGCTGTCCCTCCACTCCGAGGTTACCGGTCTTCGATATTCAGAAAGAGTGTGGTGATCGACATGCGCGATCGTCGGGTGGCCGAAACCGCATACGGCCAGGAATCCAACTCGAACCAGCGCGACAAGACTCTTCGTGCCCTTGAGGGCCGCACAGATGACCAATTTTCCGGTCTATCATCACAAGAAACCGGCGACATGACGACCACAACAGACAATGACAACACGGCTGATCTCTTTCTGAGAATCGCCAGCGAGACATCCACACGAAAAGTGCCAGAGTTCAAGGGAAAGGTGGAGGACCCAAGTGCGGTGCCTGTAAGTGGCTTGCAATTAATTGACTTTATATAATGCCATCGGCGGATTCTCCCCGACGCTTGTATCTCGGAGGTCGCGTGGGTAAACACAGCTAAGGCAAACGGGCTAACCGTGTTATCAGTCCCGCATCACCCGCATTTCGCACCGCAGGCCGCTCTCTACTGCCATCGCAACCTTCCAGGCCAATTCCCCACCCCAGCTTGCTCGTCGTCTTTCCGACCAGCGTGAAACGACTAGATCCCGCCAGCGGGCAGAGAGCAACACAGCACAGCAAATGACGAGGGAACTGGCCTACCGGACGAGCGCTCGAGATAAACTCAACCCCATAAtgacctccaccaccaccaccaccaccatcaccgctaCCGAAGACCCTTCCCCTCGCACTGTGTCGATTCGCACACCACTGAAGCCCTcggccatcaccaccccgaGATCGATTCAGTTCCAGGACACTCTCTCGGAAAGCGCTTCGGCCTACCAGCGACGAAGGCAATCGCTCACTGCTAACAACGAGAACCAACCGTCCAGCGCTCGGGCGCCCCAGTATAGGAGCTCTAACCTCGCCCAGTCGCGAATATATCACTCGTCTCCCTTGGTGCCGAAACCCATGATTCCCTCCAAGGATGATCCCATTCCGAGCACCGAAACCAACCAGGGCGTCGAGGGCAACGagtcctcctcgtcgacggCCGCCCCATCTACAGTGTGGGACGAGCTGGACGACCTGAAATCACGAATTAACCGGCTCGAACTCACAGGCAAAATGCCCTCGAGCTCTGGTGCTGCCATGTCCAGGAGTTCTGACGAAAACCGCCCCCCGACTGCCACGACGAatgccaccaccatgtcAGCATCCCCCAAGCGCGGCTCCGGTGCTAGCGCCTCGCAGCCAAACGTCAACAGCAGCTTTACCAGTAACACATCATCGAACCGGGGCGAGACTCAGCCCTTGCTGATCTCTGCTCTCAACAAGACAAAGGGTCTCGTGGGGTCCGAGGCGTTCAGTGCGATGGAATCTGCCGCCAACGATGTTTTGGCTCTCACGACAATGCTCGGTACTTCAGGCCAACCGGGGCCTATTTCTAGCGGTGCCAGTGCCATCGGATATGGCAGCAACAATGGTAGCGTTACTGACAGACAATTACGACGGAAAGCAGATGGCATCTGCAGGAGCTTGACAGAGCTCTATATTGCTCTTGCTGACGAGCTTTCTCAGAAGCAAAGCACCGGGTCCTCCAATAAgcgggaaagggaggaggatgggccGGCGAGCCCGACGTCAGCGAGGAGACCGGTGGTCCTAAACaccgttgctgctgcggcttcCAGGAGGCAAAGTGCCGCGGCGGATGCCGTCACACCACTCCCACCGAAGAGCCCGAGGGCACCGACAAGCCTGGAGGTCAAGAGGCAAAGCATACTTGCCGCTGCTTCTGCCCCATCAGCACCCTCTGCTGCTAGCCAGAGGTACGCCGCTGTACCTGGCACGCCTGTGGACTCTGCCGGTGCGGGGAGGAAGTCatcccttctcctcggcaggGCAAGAAGAGCAGGAACGGAAGAGCCGGAGGATTCCGGCCGGCGATCATCGCTTCACCTAAGAACCCGCAGGGCAACAACTGAAGAACCGGAGGATcagccccaacaacagcagcagcaacaacaacaacaacaacaatcaaCCCCTGTCCCGAGAACGGAGGCGGGAAGGAAAACATCACTGCTGCTGAGAACAAGGAAAACAATGAACGATGTCGATGATTTGGACGGCGATTCTAGTAGATAccgcaccccctcccgcgCGGTGACAGAAGTGAACTCGTCGTTTCGCTCGTCGGGAGCCGTCACCGCCTCGACTCCTAGGGAAAACGCGAGGTCGCCGCCTGATCTGCTTGATTTGCCTAGTGCATCGTCGTCTGCGCTcccgagaaggaggttggtcCCTTCGAGTCTGAACGCGAGGTTGATTGTCCCTGCGGTGAGCAGCGGCTCCGGGCCGACGACGCCGATTCTGAGACGGTATCTGGAGCGGGGGACGCCGATGAGGGAGAGCAGCAGCGTGGCGAATGGGGATGCGGCGGATAGGATCATtattgaggaggggaggaggggggagcagaGGCAGTTTTTGCAGCTTTCgtcggggggtgggttggggagaagtAATAGTTTGAATagtaggaggagggaggggagtgggattccgatggtgagggagtCGAGGGTTGAGTTGATgcaggggagggagagggagtatagatgagggaagggggggagggggtttttcttgttgggttgtggatgatgacggtTTATGACCTTGTTTCTGGGTTTTCACGGCTTGGAGTTTTTCTTTCTAATTTTTTTTCTGACCGGACAATGATGATTACAGAGAGTGTTATTgttggatgggaaagggggatgggggcgtttgtttgctttgtaggggggagttgttgcaaaaggaagggaggggaaatGCATTCCGtgaaagaggagggtggaaaagcagttttttttttttttttcctacTGTGAGCCCTGTTTTTGTTCGGGCGGCGGCATGGATTGCATTATGCATGATTTATACACATTTTTattttggggttgagggggatgaatGAAGTTGGATGAAGATGGGTTTTCTTGTCATGACAGAATTTCATGATGAAGAAtcgggaggaggtggaagtttgcggtttttattttattttatgTTGAAAGAgggccgggggagggggcgatGGAGATGATTCCagcgggaaggaggggggttttcttctttgaaGTGTAGGTGTTGGATCAGCATATCTCACTGCAGTCTTCTTTAAAGGACTGTTCTTACCCTATGAGGTTTTCCATGATGAGATGGGGGTTTTCAggttttttcttctttcggATTGAGAAGAGGTTGTCATGACTCTCCTATCcagtgttgttgttattatttttttgttgtttctttCTGGGTAACAAGGATAGGAAATCCAACCCATTCAAGGGGGCTAGGGGGGATTATATCCGGATAATTGGAAGGTTGGTTGGGATAAGCGGTTGGTgcgtttgtttttttgtctttCTACAAGGAGATGAAACACATCATCGAACATTAGGGGGAGtgttgatgggatggagaaAAATGGAATAAGGAATCACCTAGGAACTGGAATATGGGGTTATGGATTAAGGACAAATGGGATTAAGGATTtaagggaagggggggcaaTAATGGGATGGGAAATATGTTTTTGACGAGCGTTGGTTTTTGCCGTTcttgaggaggttttggggggaggggttgtatATATCTTATGTGAGAGAGAAGAATATAACCTATCAGTGGTATGGATATCTATTGGTGAGGCGTGAAACCAACTAACTGTAAATCGACTTCACTGTCGGTATCAAGATAGGCCGAGCAGTCTTGGTCGGAAAGATCAAGTTTTGCTTAGAGTCTAAACGCTGTTTGTGTCAAGCATTTAAACCCTCTTTGGGACTTTGACTTGTGTT encodes the following:
- a CDS encoding hypothetical protein (EggNog:ENOG503NVT0; COG:J), which gives rise to MTSATSGFAPEAGRGPIPTTTTNMGGMATVYNTATGTESNTGSDARDNVLHAHRQSHNSSKLPAFRFADLKRDPIVLPSLIHNNNLNHADTDENDRDDNSNPPGENQHNHPDLNASAPPQQAQAHQTHSIPGLLSRENLHRISSAHNLSSDKPVVAFETPLPDAQNSSSNSTPQHQHRHQHQHQPALTKTRSLKFQFVPSAATATATATATTIAPANNNTTTTTSTITTTTTTAAPAPAIVTFTANSTDPSAAGTKRPASFSDTPRPVASLYANKASQLSCIATPVTKRRLTASAAVQETPSSVPRPSPSLTRLRPTESGDSNQTAVPESTTKEWAQGQRDLLLPKEGDDPEEPERKKPRPPSSYKLPASTAGSTASGRAAVPPLRGYRSSIFRKSVVIDMRDRRVAETAYGQESNSNQRDKTLRALEGRTDDQFSGLSSQETGDMTTTTDNDNTADLFLRIASETSTRKVPEFKGKVEDPSAVPSRITRISHRRPLSTAIATFQANSPPQLARRLSDQRETTRSRQRAESNTAQQMTRELAYRTSARDKLNPIMTSTTTTTTITATEDPSPRTVSIRTPLKPSAITTPRSIQFQDTLSESASAYQRRRQSLTANNENQPSSARAPQYRSSNLAQSRIYHSSPLVPKPMIPSKDDPIPSTETNQGVEGNESSSSTAAPSTVWDELDDLKSRINRLELTGKMPSSSGAAMSRSSDENRPPTATTNATTMSASPKRGSGASASQPNVNSSFTSNTSSNRGETQPLLISALNKTKGLVGSEAFSAMESAANDVLALTTMLGTSGQPGPISSGASAIGYGSNNGSVTDRQLRRKADGICRSLTELYIALADELSQKQSTGSSNKREREEDGPASPTSARRPVVLNTVAAAASRRQSAAADAVTPLPPKSPRAPTSLEVKRQSILAAASAPSAPSAASQRYAAVPGTPVDSAGAGRKSSLLLGRARRAGTEEPEDSGRRSSLHLRTRRATTEEPEDQPQQQQQQQQQQQQSTPVPRTEAGRKTSLLLRTRKTMNDVDDLDGDSSRYRTPSRAVTEVNSSFRSSGAVTASTPRENARSPPDLLDLPSASSSALPRRRLVPSSLNARLIVPAVSSGSGPTTPILRRYLERGTPMRESSSVANGDAADRIIIEEGRRGEQRQFLQLSSGGGLGRSNSLNSRRREGSGIPMVRESRVELMQGREREYR